AGCAATACGCCCTCGTTGTTGCTATAAAATCAGTAAAAATAAAAGCCGCGCTTAGCGCGGCTTAGGCTTGTCATCCGGATTATCTTTGAAAAGTCCGAATTGGTCATCAGGGTCAATCTCATCATCCGACTCCTCCTCTTTCTTTCTGTGCGATTCCCCTTGGTTGGGCTCTCCAATATCATCAGGCTCGCCACCTTTGTGAGAAAGCGTCATCCTTAAGTCCAGCGGAATGGGATTGATTAAATACACAGGGAACGGAGCCATTATGAATGGCAGAGAGAAAAGTAGCGTTCCGATTCCGGCAACTGACACCAAAATTCCCAGCAAATGATCTCCGGAAATTAAACCAAGCGCCAAGCCGCCAAGTATTCCGGCAAATCCGGTAAAGAACAGGAATTTCATCAGTTCGCCCTCTCAAACTTCTAACAACACTTTAACTCAATCCCCATTCAACTTCCAGCGACGGGAGATTAGCTTTCCGATTTCGATTGCGAAAATATTTAATATGCCCACACCCACCACTCCCGCCAGCCAGATCGGCGGAAGAGCTACCGTGCCCATAATTCCCTGTAATGGCGCCCAATAAATAGCGGCGAGTACTAAAGTGAAACCGACGGCAACTCCCAGGATCAACAATGGATTAGATAGCGGGTTATAAGAAAAAATTGGCCCGCGCAAACTACGGACGGAAAAGATCACAAACAAAGAGGAGGTGGTGAAAGAGGCGAAAAGCGCCGTCTTCACAATTTCCAAATCGAAACCATGAGTGGCCAGATAGTAATAAAAAATAAAGAACAATGCGCTAGTGGGCACGCCAATAAGCAAAGTCAGCAGGGCCATTTCTTTATCAAACAAATTAATAGATGTTTTACGCCGCTTCGTCATTACCTGATCAATCCGATCCTCAAAAGCCAATGCTAATGCCGGGAAAGTATCGGCGATGAAATTCACGAAAAGAATCTGAATAGCGGTCAGGGGTAAAGACAAACCGAACAATAATGCGCCTCCGATTAAGATCAACTCACCGAACAAAGCAGTCGAAAGATAAACGATTACTTTCCGGATATTCTCCAGAATTCTCCTACCCTCCTCGATAGCTGACACAATTGTGGAAAAGTTATCATCAAGCAACACCAAATCGGAAACATCCTTTGCTACATCCGTGCCGGAACCCATCGCCACCCCAATATCGGCTTCTTTCAATGAGGCGGCGTCGTTAATACCGTCCCCCGTCATCGCCACCACTTCACCTGCTTCCTTAAAAGCCTTTACGACGCGTAGCTTACCCTCCGGACTGACCCGAGCCACGATCTTCAAAATTGCCAGCTTATTTTTCAACTCCACATCCGACATCGCATCCAACTCCGCGCCGTCGATTACCTCATCTTCATCAACGTGAAAGCCCAGCTCTTCAGCAATCGCCTCCGCCGTACCGCGGTGATCTCCGGTAATAATAACGGTGCGCACGCCCGCCTGCCGGACTTTCTGAATCGCCTCCTTCGCTCCCAATCTCAACGGATCTCGGAAAGAAACCGTTCCCAGAAAATGCAGACCCTGCATATTGGATTTTTCCCGCAAAGAATATTCCTTCTGACCTTTTATTTCCTTGATTGCCAACCCAAGGACCCGCTCTCCGCTATACGCCATCTGGTCTACCTCCTTAATCATCCTTTTCTTTTCTTCTTCCGGCAGATCTGAATTGCGGATTAATATCTCCGGCGCGCCGAAAACATTCAACCGAAAAGGGAATTCATCGCCGTCTTTCATTAAAGAAGCGGAGTATTTATTTTTGGAAGTGAATGGCAAATAATCCAGCAATTCAACTTTCTTTTTTACATCATGCAGCAAAATTCCCACTCGCGCGGCCGCCTTCACTAATGCCGCCTCCAAGGGGCGGCCGATTATTCGCCATTTGGAGTAATGCTCGCGGAAATTTTCCACCACTACATCTGTATTTAAAAGGGCCAGACGCAGAATCTCGTCTTCATTGTAGCTCTTAGAAAAAACCACAATCTTAGCCAACTCCATTTTGGCTTGCGTTAACGTGCCGGTTTTATCGGTCAAAATAATTGAAGTATTGCCCAGAGTTTCCGCGGCAAGCAGTTTACGAACTACCCCGTTCTTTTTTGCTAATCTCTGCACGCCAATCGCCAAGATAACCGTCAGCGCTACCGGTAAACCTTCCGGCACAGCCGCAACCGCAATAGCAACCGAGATTAAAAACATTTCCAAAATCGGCCGGCCGGAATATAGCCCAATAAAGAAAACAATCAACGTCAGCGACATCAATACCGCACTAGTCTTCATACTAAAGCGGAAAATTGCCCGTTGAAGCGGTGTGGTTTCTTTTTCTGAAGCGGCCACCAAGCCGGCAATGCGGCCAAGCTCCGTATCATGACCGGTAGCGCAGACTACGGCATTGGCAAAGCCCTGCACCACCAGGGTGCCGCTGAAAACCATTGATTTTCGGTCGGCCAAGACGGCCTTAAAGCTTAAGGGCTCGGTGGTTTTATTCACCGGCAAAGATTCTCCGGTTAAAATCGCTTCATCTACTACGAAATCATTCAGATAAACCAGCCGGCAATCAGCGGGTACTCGATCGCCTTGAGTAAGATGAATAATGTCTCCCGGCACCAGACCAATCGCATCAATTTCTAACTCTTGACCATCCCGAAAAGCCCGGGTACGTTCTATTATATAAGTTTTCAAATGTGATAAAGCCGCTTCCGCCTTATTCTCCTGATAAAATCCTAAAATAATATTGGCCGCCACTGCCGCAAGAATTACGCCGGCGTCTTTCCAGTCTTTTAAAAACAACGTCACACCGCTAGCGGTCATCAACAAAATCAACATCGGGCTCTTGAATTGCGAAAAGAATATCTTCAGGGCTGAAAGTCGCAGCTTCCTCGGCAGCTCATTGACACCGAATAAATTCCGGCGCTCTTTTACTTCGGCCTCTGACAAACCGCTGCGAGTAGTCTCTAAAATATCCAAAGCCTCCCCAATAGGCAGGGCCCAAAATGATCTCTGCAATATGTCCCGCATTACTGGCATACTTAATGATTTTATCATAGAATGACGCCAGTTCTTATTAAGGGGAAATTGGATGGTCGAAGTTCCCGAAAACGTACAGAAATTCTACTACCCGTGGGAACAATTTGACGCGGACGTGGAAAAGATCGCGCGAGCAGTCGAAGCGAGCGGAAGAAATTTCAAATATGTATATGGGATTCCGCGTGGCGGCTGGCCGCTGGCTGTCTGCCTGTCGCACAGAATGGAAATTCCCATCAGAGCCGAAGATCCATTCGATCCGATCATCAATTGGGGCTCTCGCAAACAAGAGCATCTCGAAACAACTTTCATCGTCGACGATATTGCCGATACCGGCAAACAGCTCAAGCCTCTCAAAGACAGAGGATACTTTATAGCCACACTTTTTTATCACCGCCAGAGTACGTTCATTCCGGACATCTGGATCCACGAAAAGAAAAAGGAGTGGATCGTCTATCCTTGGGAAAAGGAACCGCGATGAGTCAAGACCAGAATCCGAGTATTGAACGCCACTGCACGAAAGAGAATCCTTGGGACCACGCCCCATTCGATCCCACCAAGGAAACCATCATTCATAACGACGCCGAAGAGACCTGCCCTGAATACGACGGAAATCTGGTTCCCTATAGATGCCCGCATTGCGGACATGAATTCACGGTAGATATGAGCTAGTCCCCTATTTCCACATATTCTCCGCAGCGATGCGGGGATTTTTTATTTGAAATAATCACTAAAAAAACTTATAATGTCTTTAGTCAAATGGAAGCGTGGCAGAGTGGTCTAACGCGCCGCACTTGAAATGCGGTAAGCCCGCAAGGGCTTCGAAGGTTCGAATCCTTCCGCTTCCGCCAAAATTGAGAACATCCCAACCGGGGTGTTTTTAATTTTGCTGAAGGATTCGAACCGAGCGTCACCCCGTCCAGGAAGGATTCGGAAACCGAAGGTGTCCGAATGGGGGTCGGGGTGACGCGAATGGTTCGGCGAGGTTTGGGGCCGTCCGGCACAAACCGAAGCGTAAATCCAATTTCCGCTTCCGCCAAAACAAAAAACTGCCCTAGGGCAGTTTTATAGTTTCTTGCGAAAAAGAGTACTGTCGCGCTTTTCAAAACCCAACTTCAAATAAAGCTTGTGGGCCGCGGCTCTGTCCGGACCATTACCGGAAGACAAGTTAACACTCTTCAGATGCAACGCTTGAGCAACTTCAAGTAATTTCTCCATTAGCTTAACGGCGATTCCTTGACGCTGATAATTTTCGTCAACTACTACATCTTCAATATAGCCATTGATAACAGAGAACTTCTGATGAATAAACATCATCGCCATCCCCGCCACTTTCATTTCGAGAGGATTTCCATAATCGATAGCCAGCGCGGTAATCGTACGCTCCTGCCGGCACGCTGACCAAAATTCATCGGTGTTCAGCAAAGGAGCTGATTTAGACTTAGAAAGCTGTTTGAGTAGATTACAGATGCCGACTTTAAACTCCGACCGGCAGCTATCCAAATAATTCCAAGTCTGAACGTGTGGAGGAAGATTAAACCCACTCCGTGCCTCGATCTCAATCATTCCAGTCTCCCTTTCGCCGCCTCAAAGTTCCGAGGAATAGTATGCCGTTCCTTGCCTATCCAGTCAACTTGTTCATATACTATTTGCGTACCTTGAAACTAGAGATTGCGTAAATCGAGGAGGCTTCATGAACGGAGCGCAGACCGGCGCCAGTGCCGCAAGCGCCTCCAGAATCATGGGGCGCGCCTGCATTACTATTGAGGAAGTGCTGGAACTTTTTCCGGAAGCCAAGGCTTGGGTGAATCCTGCCGATTATCAGCGAGTGCCCTTCAGCACAAGAACTCTCTATCATCTCGCCAAACGCCACTGGGAATATATTCTTTTCCCGGCAATCCCCTGCCGGCTACAAAATGTTTACCCGCCAAATCCGGAAGGGCGGGGATTCCTTTCCGTGCAGATGATCGAACAGCTCTTTCAAAATAAATTCCAAAAGATCATGGTTTCCACTATCCGCAGCGAGCCAATCCTTAATGCTTGGTCGATTGCCAATGCTACGGCTGACCATAAGCAACTCTACCGGGTATCTCCCCACGCCCTGAATCTTGAAGCGAACACCAATCAGCCGACCAATTACAAACAGCTCTACCGAGTACTCGCCCACAAACTCAACAACCACTACCAGCCGAACAAATGGTACTTGCTGTCGAGCCAAGTGCTTAAGCTTAGCAGTATTCCCGGCACAAAAAGGCTTGGAAATCTGCCCTCTAAAATTGAGCACTCGATAACTTATATTTACGCCTGGCTGCTCTATTGGAAGCTGCGAGAGAAATCTCTTTTCAGTACCCGGCCTTTCCGTTGTGCCGACTACTACGCCCCCAACAAAAGCAAAGCGGAGGTCGTACTCCGATTCGGTGATGCCGAAATTATGATCGGTCAGATGGAGGAAAGATTGAAGCCAAAATTGGGCATCGTCCGTTCCCTGCTCTGCTTCGATAAAAAATCAGAATAAAAACCCCGTAAAGCGCGAAGTGCGCCACGGGGTTATTTTTTTCTTTCCAATACGGCGAAATGATAAGTATAAGGATTACCTTTGCTGGGCTGATGCATTTCTTGCTCAACCCAATTCCATTCTTCCCAAACTATTTCCGGAAAGTAAGCATCTCCCTCAAAGCCCTCATCGATACAAGTCAGATACAGCTTGTCTACCAGATGTAGCACCGCACTGAAAACTTGCGCGCCGCCGATGAAAAACAATTCTGTTTCGCCGGTCATTTCAATAGATGCCACAACTTCGTGTAAAGATTTCACTTTGTGAAATCCGGCTCCGCCTCCGCCAGAAAGGGCGGATAGCGGATTGAAGTCGGAGCTGCGCGTGAGCACGTAATTAACCCGTCCGGGTAATGGCCCGCCAAGCAATCCGACGATTGATTCAGCGGTTTTTCTGCCCATTACTACCGCATGGCCAGAAGTAATCTTCTTGAATCTCTTCAAATCAGCAGGCAGACGCCAAGGCAACTGACCATCT
This is a stretch of genomic DNA from bacterium. It encodes these proteins:
- a CDS encoding HAD-IC family P-type ATPase, coding for MIKSLSMPVMRDILQRSFWALPIGEALDILETTRSGLSEAEVKERRNLFGVNELPRKLRLSALKIFFSQFKSPMLILLMTASGVTLFLKDWKDAGVILAAVAANIILGFYQENKAEAALSHLKTYIIERTRAFRDGQELEIDAIGLVPGDIIHLTQGDRVPADCRLVYLNDFVVDEAILTGESLPVNKTTEPLSFKAVLADRKSMVFSGTLVVQGFANAVVCATGHDTELGRIAGLVAASEKETTPLQRAIFRFSMKTSAVLMSLTLIVFFIGLYSGRPILEMFLISVAIAVAAVPEGLPVALTVILAIGVQRLAKKNGVVRKLLAAETLGNTSIILTDKTGTLTQAKMELAKIVVFSKSYNEDEILRLALLNTDVVVENFREHYSKWRIIGRPLEAALVKAAARVGILLHDVKKKVELLDYLPFTSKNKYSASLMKDGDEFPFRLNVFGAPEILIRNSDLPEEEKKRMIKEVDQMAYSGERVLGLAIKEIKGQKEYSLREKSNMQGLHFLGTVSFRDPLRLGAKEAIQKVRQAGVRTVIITGDHRGTAEAIAEELGFHVDEDEVIDGAELDAMSDVELKNKLAILKIVARVSPEGKLRVVKAFKEAGEVVAMTGDGINDAASLKEADIGVAMGSGTDVAKDVSDLVLLDDNFSTIVSAIEEGRRILENIRKVIVYLSTALFGELILIGGALLFGLSLPLTAIQILFVNFIADTFPALALAFEDRIDQVMTKRRKTSINLFDKEMALLTLLIGVPTSALFFIFYYYLATHGFDLEIVKTALFASFTTSSLFVIFSVRSLRGPIFSYNPLSNPLLILGVAVGFTLVLAAIYWAPLQGIMGTVALPPIWLAGVVGVGILNIFAIEIGKLISRRWKLNGD
- a CDS encoding phosphoribosyltransferase, which gives rise to MVEVPENVQKFYYPWEQFDADVEKIARAVEASGRNFKYVYGIPRGGWPLAVCLSHRMEIPIRAEDPFDPIINWGSRKQEHLETTFIVDDIADTGKQLKPLKDRGYFIATLFYHRQSTFIPDIWIHEKKKEWIVYPWEKEPR
- a CDS encoding GNAT family N-acetyltransferase, whose amino-acid sequence is MIEIEARSGFNLPPHVQTWNYLDSCRSEFKVGICNLLKQLSKSKSAPLLNTDEFWSACRQERTITALAIDYGNPLEMKVAGMAMMFIHQKFSVINGYIEDVVVDENYQRQGIAVKLMEKLLEVAQALHLKSVNLSSGNGPDRAAAHKLYLKLGFEKRDSTLFRKKL
- a CDS encoding dihydrofolate reductase, producing MKLSIIAACSQGRVIGKDGQLPWRLPADLKRFKKITSGHAVVMGRKTAESIVGLLGGPLPGRVNYVLTRSSDFNPLSALSGGGGAGFHKVKSLHEVVASIEMTGETELFFIGGAQVFSAVLHLVDKLYLTCIDEGFEGDAYFPEIVWEEWNWVEQEMHQPSKGNPYTYHFAVLERKK